A portion of the Bacteroides faecium genome contains these proteins:
- a CDS encoding golvesin C-terminal-like domain-containing protein, which produces MKKIIVFFLCLTLGANFLFAQDIERNVKERLTDYFSKYTATAKISTPKLNSIDINYDRKTIAVYASESFAYQPFRPETVEAIYNQVKELLPGPVHYYQLTIYADGKPIEELVPNFYRNKKKDKERMSLNVDYKGAPWVKNISRPNDISRGLQDRHIAIWQSHGNYFKNDKNEWGWQRPRLFCTTEDLFTQSFVLPYVIPMLENAGAIVYTPRERDTQKNEIIVDNDTPNASLYLEVGSKKAKWAMAPVKGFAQKKKIYRDGENPFADGTCRFIPTERKKKKNKDQAFAEWVPTLPATGEYAVYVSYQTLPNSVSDAKYLVFHNGGVTEFKVNQKIGAGTWVYLGTFEFDKGNNDYGMVILSNESSEHGVVCADAVRFGGGMGNISRGGKISGLPRYLEGARYSAQWAGMPYDVYAGRKGENDYVDDINTRSNTVNYLSGGSVYNPDQPGLRVPLEMTMALHSDAGCSKTDGLIGSLGIYTTDFNNGKLNTGTDRYASRDLTDILLSQIQKDIHSSYNLPWTRRSMWNRNYSETRLPATPSTIIELLSHQNFADMQLGHDPNFKFTVGRAIYKGILQFITSQHDKEYVVQPLPVSNFAVRFGKKKNTLELSWKGEDDPQEPTARPREYIVYTRIGYGGFDNGTLVSKSSYTIKIEPGLVYSFKVTAVNRGGESFPSEILSAYKAKREREKVLIINGFDRISGPAIINTSDKAGFDLEQDPGVPYLSNISFSGAQEGFDRSQAGKEGKGSLGHSGSELEGMKIAGNTFDYPFIHGKAIQAAGKYSFVSCSDEAIENGLVSLEDYPIVDYILGLEKEDPVNKAYYKTFSSAMQRIITSYCQSGGNLFVSGAYVGSDMSGTQGNREFTEKILKYGYQSTLTDKTSNRINGLGRTITIPRVPNEDSYAVPAPDCIVPVDTAFPVFTYAPGNQSAGIAYKGNYRTFVLGFPFESIQSEADRATIMAGILEFFIQK; this is translated from the coding sequence ATGAAAAAAATAATAGTGTTTTTTCTATGCCTTACACTCGGCGCAAATTTCCTTTTTGCGCAGGATATTGAAAGGAATGTAAAAGAACGGTTAACGGATTATTTCAGCAAATATACCGCAACAGCTAAAATCAGCACACCAAAGCTGAACAGTATCGACATTAATTATGACCGCAAGACAATTGCTGTCTATGCTTCGGAGAGCTTCGCCTATCAGCCTTTCCGGCCGGAAACCGTAGAGGCGATTTATAACCAGGTGAAAGAATTGCTCCCGGGCCCCGTCCACTATTACCAATTGACGATTTATGCGGATGGAAAGCCTATCGAAGAACTAGTTCCTAATTTCTACCGGAACAAGAAAAAGGATAAGGAACGAATGTCCCTGAACGTTGATTATAAAGGAGCCCCCTGGGTGAAAAACATCTCACGTCCTAATGATATTTCACGCGGATTACAAGACCGTCACATCGCAATCTGGCAAAGCCATGGCAACTATTTCAAGAATGACAAGAACGAATGGGGATGGCAACGTCCCCGCTTGTTCTGCACTACAGAAGATTTGTTTACTCAATCTTTCGTTCTGCCCTATGTGATTCCCATGCTGGAGAATGCAGGCGCTATCGTTTATACTCCCCGTGAACGGGATACACAAAAGAATGAAATCATAGTGGATAACGATACGCCCAACGCTTCCCTTTATCTGGAAGTAGGAAGTAAAAAAGCGAAGTGGGCAATGGCTCCTGTAAAAGGATTCGCCCAAAAGAAAAAGATTTATAGGGATGGGGAAAATCCTTTTGCCGACGGTACTTGCCGTTTCATCCCCACCGAAAGAAAGAAAAAAAAGAATAAAGATCAGGCATTTGCCGAATGGGTACCTACCCTGCCGGCAACAGGTGAATATGCCGTTTATGTTTCTTATCAGACATTGCCTAATAGTGTAAGTGACGCCAAGTATCTCGTTTTTCACAATGGCGGAGTTACCGAATTTAAGGTAAATCAAAAAATAGGTGCCGGTACATGGGTGTATCTCGGTACATTTGAATTTGATAAAGGAAACAATGACTATGGAATGGTCATACTAAGTAATGAGAGCAGTGAGCACGGCGTAGTATGTGCCGATGCGGTACGTTTCGGCGGGGGAATGGGAAATATTTCCCGGGGTGGAAAGATCAGCGGACTGCCACGTTATCTGGAAGGAGCACGTTATTCTGCCCAATGGGCAGGAATGCCATACGATGTATATGCCGGACGCAAAGGTGAAAATGATTATGTGGATGACATTAATACACGTTCCAACACTGTCAATTACTTATCCGGAGGTTCCGTATATAATCCGGACCAACCGGGGCTACGTGTACCATTGGAAATGACAATGGCACTGCACAGCGATGCAGGATGCAGTAAAACGGATGGCCTGATCGGTTCACTCGGCATTTATACCACCGATTTCAATAATGGCAAACTGAACACAGGAACAGACCGGTATGCATCTCGTGACTTAACGGATATTCTGCTGTCACAGATTCAGAAAGACATTCATTCGAGTTATAACCTGCCTTGGACACGCCGGAGTATGTGGAACCGGAATTATAGCGAGACGAGACTTCCCGCCACTCCTTCTACGATTATCGAATTGCTTTCTCATCAAAACTTTGCAGATATGCAGTTAGGGCATGACCCGAATTTCAAGTTTACCGTAGGACGTGCCATCTATAAAGGTATTTTGCAGTTTATCACTAGCCAACATGATAAAGAATATGTGGTACAACCACTGCCTGTAAGCAATTTCGCCGTTCGTTTCGGTAAAAAGAAGAATACGTTGGAACTTTCATGGAAAGGGGAAGATGATCCGCAAGAACCTACTGCCCGCCCACGAGAATACATTGTATATACACGCATCGGTTATGGCGGCTTTGATAATGGAACATTGGTCAGCAAGTCCTCATACACCATCAAGATAGAACCGGGACTTGTCTATTCATTTAAAGTAACTGCCGTAAACAGGGGTGGAGAAAGTTTCCCTTCCGAAATTCTTTCTGCATATAAGGCGAAACGGGAACGGGAAAAAGTATTAATCATCAATGGGTTTGACAGAATCAGCGGTCCGGCTATTATTAATACTTCTGATAAAGCGGGATTTGACTTGGAGCAAGATCCCGGGGTTCCATATCTGTCGAATATTTCATTCAGCGGCGCACAGGAAGGTTTCGACCGCTCGCAGGCAGGTAAAGAAGGAAAAGGAAGCCTGGGACATAGCGGAAGCGAATTAGAGGGAATGAAAATTGCGGGAAATACGTTTGACTATCCTTTTATTCATGGAAAGGCTATCCAAGCAGCCGGAAAATATAGTTTCGTGTCATGCAGTGATGAAGCGATAGAGAACGGACTGGTATCACTGGAAGACTATCCGATTGTGGATTATATTCTGGGGCTGGAAAAGGAAGATCCTGTAAACAAAGCATATTATAAGACATTTTCTTCGGCCATGCAACGGATTATCACCAGCTATTGCCAGTCGGGCGGTAACTTATTCGTCAGCGGAGCGTATGTGGGAAGCGATATGAGCGGCACACAGGGAAATCGGGAGTTTACGGAGAAGATATTGAAATACGGTTATCAGAGCACTCTGACGGACAAGACTTCGAATCGGATCAATGGATTGGGACGCACGATTACGATTCCGCGTGTCCCCAATGAAGATAGTTACGCTGTCCCGGCACCGGATTGCATCGTCCCGGTAGATACTGCTTTTCCGGTATTCACGTATGCTCCCGGCAACCAGAGTGCAGGTATCGCTTATAAAGGGAACTACCGCACTTTCGTATTGGGCTTTCCTTTTGAAAGTATCCAGTCGGAAGCTGACCGGGCAACGATTATGGCAGGCATATTGGAATTCTTTATTCAGAAATAA
- a CDS encoding glucosamine-6-phosphate deaminase: MKTNLSSQISLHRVSPRYYRPENAFEKSVLTRLEKIPTDIYESVEEGANYIAREIAQTIREKQKAGRFCVLALPGGDSPRHVYTELIRMHKEEGLSFRNVIVFNMYEYYPLSPDAVNSNFNALKSMLLDHIDIDKQNIFTPDGSIAKDTIFEYCRLYEQRIESFGGIDIALLGIGRVGNIAFNEPGSRLNSTTRLILLDNASRNEAAKIFGTMDNTPISSITMGVATILGAKKVYLLAWGENKAAMIKECVEGAITDTIPASYLQTHNNAHVALDLSAAMNLTRIQRPWLVTSCEWNDKLIRSAIVWLCQLTGKPILKLTNKDYNENGLSELLALFGSAYNVNIKIFNDLQHTITGWPGGKPNADDTYRPERAKPFPKRVIIFSPHPDDDVISMGGTLRRLVEQKHEVHVAYETSGNIAVGDEEVVRFMHFINGFNQIFNNSEDQIINEKYTEIRNFLKNKKDGDMDSRDILTIKGLIRRGEARTASSYNNIPLDRVHFLDLPFYETGKIQKNPISEADVEIVRNLLREVKPHQIFVAGDLADPHGTHRVCTDAVFAAVDLEKEEGAKWLKDCRIWMYRGAWAEWEIENIEMAVPISPEELRAKRNSILKHQSQMESAPFLGNDERLFWQRSEDRNRGTATLYDQLGLASYEAMEAFVEYIPL; this comes from the coding sequence ATGAAAACAAATCTTAGTTCTCAAATCAGTCTCCACCGGGTCTCCCCCAGATACTACAGACCGGAGAATGCATTTGAAAAATCAGTCTTGACAAGACTCGAAAAAATCCCTACGGACATCTATGAATCCGTAGAAGAAGGCGCTAACTACATTGCTCGCGAAATAGCACAAACCATCCGCGAAAAACAAAAAGCAGGACGTTTCTGCGTATTGGCACTGCCTGGCGGCGATTCACCCAGACATGTATATACGGAACTTATCCGCATGCACAAGGAAGAAGGACTCAGCTTCCGCAACGTGATCGTATTTAACATGTACGAATATTATCCGTTGTCTCCCGATGCTGTCAACAGCAACTTCAATGCTTTGAAAAGCATGTTGCTGGATCATATTGACATCGACAAGCAGAATATATTCACTCCGGACGGAAGCATTGCCAAAGATACTATCTTTGAATATTGCCGTCTGTACGAACAACGTATCGAAAGCTTTGGCGGTATCGATATTGCTTTGCTGGGTATCGGTCGTGTAGGTAATATCGCATTCAACGAACCGGGTTCACGCCTGAACTCTACCACTCGTTTGATTTTGCTGGATAATGCATCACGCAATGAAGCAGCCAAGATTTTCGGAACGATGGACAATACTCCGATCAGCTCTATCACGATGGGTGTAGCTACCATTCTCGGTGCAAAGAAGGTTTATCTACTTGCATGGGGTGAAAATAAGGCAGCCATGATTAAAGAATGTGTGGAAGGTGCCATCACTGACACAATTCCTGCATCTTATCTGCAAACTCACAACAACGCGCATGTAGCTCTCGACCTTTCGGCAGCTATGAACCTGACACGTATCCAACGTCCGTGGTTGGTAACTTCCTGCGAATGGAATGACAAACTGATCCGCAGCGCCATCGTCTGGTTATGTCAGTTGACAGGCAAGCCTATCTTGAAATTGACAAATAAGGACTATAACGAAAACGGTTTGAGTGAGCTGTTGGCACTTTTCGGTTCTGCATACAATGTAAATATCAAGATTTTCAATGATTTGCAGCATACCATCACCGGATGGCCGGGTGGCAAACCGAATGCCGATGATACTTACCGTCCCGAACGCGCCAAACCGTTCCCGAAACGTGTGATAATCTTCTCTCCGCACCCGGATGATGACGTTATCTCCATGGGTGGAACACTCCGCCGTCTGGTAGAGCAAAAACACGAAGTACATGTAGCTTACGAAACTTCCGGCAATATCGCCGTAGGTGATGAAGAAGTGGTGCGTTTCATGCATTTCATCAACGGATTCAATCAGATTTTCAATAATAGCGAGGATCAGATTATCAATGAGAAGTATACGGAGATACGTAACTTCTTGAAAAATAAGAAAGACGGCGATATGGACAGCCGTGACATTCTGACTATCAAAGGTCTGATTCGTCGTGGTGAAGCCCGTACAGCTTCTTCTTATAATAATATTCCGTTGGATCGCGTACACTTCCTTGACCTGCCATTCTACGAAACAGGTAAGATTCAGAAAAATCCTATCAGCGAAGCAGATGTGGAAATCGTACGTAACTTGCTCCGTGAAGTGAAGCCTCATCAGATATTCGTAGCCGGTGACTTGGCTGACCCGCATGGAACACACCGTGTATGTACAGATGCCGTATTTGCAGCTGTCGACCTCGAGAAAGAAGAGGGTGCAAAATGGTTGAAAGACTGTCGTATCTGGATGTATCGTGGTGCGTGGGCTGAATGGGAAATTGAAAACATCGAAATGGCAGTGCCTATCAGTCCGGAAGAACTTCGTGCAAAACGCAACTCTATCCTGAAACATCAGTCTCAGATGGAAAGCGCTCCATTCCTGGGTAACGACGAACGTTTGTTCTGGCAACGCAGTGAAGACCGTAACCGTGGTACAGCTACTTTGTACGACCAGTTAGGACTGGCTTCTTACGAAGCAATGGAAGCATTCGTGGAGTATATTCCACTATAA
- a CDS encoding amidohydrolase, producing MESIRISIVQTDIVWENKQENLRLLHEKLQSLRGTTEIVVLPEMFSTGFSMQSKMLAESSSGETITVLKQWASRFQLAICGSYIAAENGQFYNRAFFLTPEGEEFYYDKRHLFRMGREAEHFSAGDKRLIIPYHGWNICLLVCYDLRFPVWSRNVNNEYDLLIYVANWPIPRRLAWDTLLRARALENQCYVCGVNRTGTDGYHLEYNGGSKVYSAYGEEVASLPDGQEGIATTTLNLASLNQFREKFPVWKDADEFHL from the coding sequence ATGGAGTCTATCCGTATTTCCATAGTACAAACCGATATCGTTTGGGAAAATAAACAAGAAAATCTCCGTTTGCTCCACGAAAAGCTGCAAAGCCTCCGTGGAACAACGGAGATTGTTGTTTTACCGGAGATGTTCTCTACCGGATTCAGTATGCAGAGCAAAATGTTGGCAGAATCAAGCTCCGGCGAGACAATCACAGTTCTCAAGCAATGGGCTTCACGATTTCAACTGGCTATCTGCGGAAGTTATATAGCGGCAGAAAACGGACAGTTTTATAACCGCGCCTTCTTTCTGACTCCCGAAGGAGAAGAATTCTATTATGACAAACGACATCTGTTCCGCATGGGACGGGAAGCAGAGCATTTTTCAGCCGGTGACAAACGGCTTATTATCCCCTACCACGGATGGAATATCTGCCTGCTCGTCTGCTATGACCTTCGTTTCCCGGTATGGAGCCGGAATGTAAACAACGAATATGACCTATTAATATATGTAGCAAACTGGCCCATTCCCCGCCGCCTGGCATGGGATACCCTGCTGCGTGCGCGTGCGCTCGAGAATCAATGCTATGTATGCGGTGTGAACAGAACAGGAACCGACGGATATCACTTGGAATATAACGGCGGCAGCAAAGTTTACTCGGCTTATGGCGAAGAAGTAGCTTCTCTGCCCGACGGACAAGAGGGAATAGCTACGACAACGCTCAATCTGGCTTCTCTCAACCAATTCAGAGAAAAGTTTCCGGTATGGAAAGATGCCGACGAATTTCATCTATAG